One genomic segment of Panicum virgatum strain AP13 chromosome 2N, P.virgatum_v5, whole genome shotgun sequence includes these proteins:
- the LOC120660836 gene encoding 1-aminocyclopropane-1-carboxylate oxidase 1-like, with amino-acid sequence MAPALSFPVIDMGLLGGEERPAAMELLRDACENWGFFEILNHGISTELMDEVEKLTKDHYKRVREQRFLEFAGKALQDGGDDARGVKAENLDWESTFFVRHLPESNLAELPDLDDGYRRVMKRFAGELEALAERLLDLLCQNLGLEKGYLARAFRGPSGVPTFGTKVSSYPPCPRPDLVSGLRAHTDAGGIILLFQDDRVAGLQLLKDGEWVDVPPMRHSIVVNLGDQLEVITNGRYKSVMHRVVAQPDGNRMSIASFYNPGGDAVIFPAPALVKAEEAAEAYPRFVFEDYMKLYMRHKFEAKEPRFEAFRSVETESSNRSIAIA; translated from the exons ATGGCGCCGGCATTGTCGTTCCCGGTCATCGACATGGGTCTGCTCGGTGGGGAGgagaggccggcggcgatggagctGCTGCGTGACGCATGCGAGAACTGGGGCTTCTTCGAG ATTTTGAACCACGGCATCTCGACCGAGCTGATGGACGAGGTGGAGAAGCTGACCAAGGACCACTACAAGAGGGTGCGCGAGCAGCGGTTCCTCGAGTTCGCCGGCAAGGCGCTCCAGGACGGCGGTGACGACGCGCGCGGTGTCAAGGCGGAGAACCTTGACTGGGAGAGCACCTTCTTCGTCCGCCACCTCCCGGAGTCCAACCTCGCCGAGCTCCCCGACCTCGACGACGGGTACCGCCGCGTGATGAAGCGGTTCGCCGGCGAGCTGGAGGCGCTGGCGGAGCGGCTGCTGGACCTGCTGTGCCAGAACCTCGGCCTGGAGAAGGGCTACCTCGCGCGGGCCTTCCGCGGGCCCAGCGGCGTCCCCACCTTCGGCACCAAGGTCAGCAGCTACCCGCCGTGCCCGCGCCCGGACCTCGTGAGCGGCCTGCGCGCGCACACGGACGCCGGCGGCATCATCCTGCTGTTCCAGGACGACCGCGTCGCCGGGCTGCAGCTGCTCAAGGACGGCGAGTGGGTGGACGTGCCGCCCATGCGCCACTCCATCGTGGTGAACCTGGGCGACCAGCTGGAGGTGATCACCAACGGCAGGTACAAGAGCGTGATGCACCGGGTGGTGGCGCAGCCCGACGGGAACCGGATGTCCATCGCATCCTTCTACAACCCGGGTGGCGACGCCGTCATcttcccggcgccggcgctggtgaaggccgaggaggccgcggaGGCGTACCCCAGGTTCGTGTTCGAGGACTACATGAAGCTGTACATGCGGCACAAGTTCGAGGCCAAGGAGCCACGCTTCGAGGCCTTCAGGTCCGTGGAGACCGAGAGCTCCAACCGCAGCATCGCCATCGCGTAA